Proteins from one Clostridium cellulovorans 743B genomic window:
- a CDS encoding PH domain-containing protein has product MRFKNKGYLLILLFFAIIGMYSIAYFDNKIERKIFMWSGAIFATIMYIPAAFEYYEVTEEGLTYRNVFGYRNNTLLWKDIRKIEISTYQVAKIMNFKWVEIKGGINHGTININRGVKDYKKLIKIILEKTKDNPRVIVDSTIYDFIK; this is encoded by the coding sequence ATGAGATTTAAAAATAAAGGGTATCTCTTAATATTGTTGTTCTTTGCTATTATTGGAATGTATAGTATTGCATATTTTGATAATAAAATTGAACGTAAGATTTTTATGTGGTCTGGTGCAATTTTCGCAACAATTATGTATATACCAGCAGCTTTCGAATATTATGAAGTAACTGAAGAAGGGCTTACCTATAGAAATGTATTTGGTTATAGAAACAACACTCTTTTGTGGAAAGATATTAGAAAAATAGAAATCTCGACATACCAAGTCGCAAAAATCATGAACTTTAAATGGGTAGAAATCAAAGGTGGAATAAATCATGGAACCATCAACATAAATAGAGGAGTTAAGGATTATAAAAAATTAATAAAAATAATCTTAGAGAAAACAAAAGACAACCCACGAGTTATTGTAGATTCTACAATTTATGATTTCATAAAATAA